A genomic stretch from Kribbella amoyensis includes:
- a CDS encoding response regulator, translating into MIRILLADDHALVRRGVRLILDSEPGLTVVAEASDGAEAVELARETEIDLAVLDVAMPRMTGLQAARELSRRRDPPKMLMLSMYDNEQYFFAALKAGASGYVLKSVADQDLVDACHAAARGESFLYPGVMSALVRDYLDRVRRGERVPGQVLTPREDEVVKLIAEGHSSKEIAGALTISLKTVERHRANILQKLGMRDRTELTRYAIRAGLIEP; encoded by the coding sequence GTGATCCGGATCCTGCTCGCCGACGACCACGCCCTGGTCCGCCGTGGCGTCCGGCTGATCCTGGACAGCGAACCCGGACTCACCGTCGTCGCCGAGGCGAGTGACGGCGCCGAGGCGGTCGAGCTGGCCCGGGAGACCGAGATCGACCTGGCCGTGCTGGACGTGGCGATGCCGCGGATGACCGGCCTGCAGGCGGCCCGCGAACTGTCCCGGCGCCGCGATCCCCCGAAGATGCTGATGCTGTCGATGTACGACAACGAGCAGTACTTCTTCGCCGCGTTGAAAGCCGGCGCCTCCGGGTACGTGCTCAAGTCGGTCGCCGACCAGGACCTGGTGGACGCCTGCCACGCGGCCGCCCGCGGCGAGTCGTTCCTGTACCCCGGGGTGATGAGCGCGCTGGTCCGCGACTACCTGGACCGGGTCCGGCGCGGTGAGCGGGTCCCGGGTCAGGTGCTCACGCCGCGGGAGGACGAGGTGGTCAAGCTGATCGCCGAGGGCCACTCGTCCAAGGAGATCGCGGGCGCGCTCACCATCAGCCTGAAGACGGTCGAGCGGCACCGCGCGAACATCCTGCAGAAGCTGGGCATGCGCGACCGGACCGAGCTCACCCGGTACGCGATCCGGGCCGGCCTGATCGAGCCCTGA
- a CDS encoding helix-turn-helix transcriptional regulator translates to MEYADLSDFLRRRREALQPEDVGLPRGRRRRTPGLRREEVATLAAMSTDYYSRLEGGRGPQPSVEMLAAIARALRLTLEERDHLFLLAGHGTPPRTTRPDHVDPGMLRILDRLHDTPAMLLNRLGETLAQTPAHVAFAGEQTNLRGPERSEIYRWFADPESRVLYREPELSRHSRLLASMLRSVVTVDGPKSAAATMARTLQQLSPEFAEIWAAHEVGIAHNRTKHFRHPVVGELELYCEVIDNRDQQQRLIVFTATPGSESAERLELLAVLGRQSLDPAG, encoded by the coding sequence ATGGAGTACGCCGATCTGTCCGACTTCCTGCGCCGGCGCCGGGAGGCACTGCAACCCGAGGACGTCGGGCTGCCGCGCGGCCGGCGACGCCGTACGCCGGGCCTGCGGCGCGAGGAGGTCGCCACCCTCGCCGCCATGTCCACCGACTACTACAGCCGGCTCGAAGGCGGCCGAGGCCCGCAGCCGTCGGTGGAGATGCTGGCCGCGATCGCCCGCGCGCTGCGGCTGACCCTGGAGGAACGCGACCACCTCTTCCTGCTCGCCGGGCACGGGACGCCACCGCGGACCACGCGGCCCGACCACGTCGATCCCGGCATGCTGCGGATCCTCGACCGGTTGCACGACACCCCGGCGATGCTGCTGAACCGGCTCGGCGAGACGCTCGCGCAGACCCCGGCCCATGTCGCGTTCGCCGGTGAGCAGACCAACCTCCGCGGTCCGGAGCGCAGCGAGATCTACCGCTGGTTCGCCGATCCGGAGTCCCGCGTGCTCTACCGCGAACCCGAGCTGTCGCGGCACAGCCGGTTGCTCGCCTCGATGCTCCGGTCGGTCGTCACCGTGGACGGACCGAAGTCGGCCGCCGCCACCATGGCCCGGACGTTGCAGCAGCTCAGCCCCGAGTTCGCGGAGATCTGGGCCGCTCACGAGGTCGGCATCGCGCACAACCGGACGAAGCACTTCCGGCATCCGGTGGTGGGCGAGCTGGAGCTGTACTGCGAGGTGATCGACAACCGCGACCAGCAGCAGCGGCTCATCGTCTTCACCGCGACCCCGGGCTCCGAGAGTGCCGAGCGGCTCGAACTGCTGGCGGTCCTGGGCCGCCAGTCCCTCGACCCGGCCGGCTGA
- a CDS encoding SDR family oxidoreductase, producing the protein MKTTGRTIFLTGGTSGIGLELARRLRDLGNTVIVSGRRQDLLARIAAEDGIDGLVLDVADPASIAAAFETVTTRYPDLDVLVTMAGIMRAEDLRDLGHLATAEAIVETNLLGTIRTVTAFTPYLLAKSDAVIMTVTSGLAFVPLVDTPTYNATKAAVHSYTQSLRIQLAGTPVQVIELVPPAVRTELMGGATNPEYMPLDEFVDESVRRLQQEPDADEILVDRVRFLRDAERENRYDATVAALNPGHPVAAGV; encoded by the coding sequence ATGAAAACGACTGGCAGAACGATCTTCCTCACCGGCGGCACCTCGGGCATCGGCCTCGAACTGGCCCGCCGGCTCCGCGACCTCGGCAACACCGTGATCGTCAGCGGCCGCCGCCAGGACCTGCTGGCCAGGATCGCCGCCGAGGACGGGATCGACGGCCTCGTCCTGGACGTCGCCGACCCGGCCTCGATCGCGGCCGCCTTCGAGACCGTCACCACCCGGTACCCGGACCTCGACGTCCTGGTCACGATGGCCGGGATCATGCGTGCCGAGGACCTACGCGACCTCGGTCACCTGGCCACGGCCGAGGCGATCGTCGAGACCAACCTGCTCGGCACGATCCGTACCGTGACCGCGTTCACGCCGTACCTGCTGGCGAAATCGGACGCGGTGATCATGACCGTGACGTCCGGGCTGGCGTTCGTCCCGCTGGTGGACACCCCGACGTACAACGCGACCAAGGCGGCCGTCCACAGCTACACGCAGAGCCTGCGGATCCAGCTCGCCGGTACGCCGGTCCAGGTGATCGAGCTGGTCCCGCCGGCGGTCCGGACCGAGCTGATGGGCGGGGCCACGAACCCGGAGTACATGCCGCTGGACGAGTTCGTCGACGAGTCGGTCCGCCGGCTCCAGCAGGAACCGGACGCCGACGAGATCCTGGTCGACCGGGTCCGCTTCCTCCGCGACGCCGAGCGCGAGAACCGGTACGACGCCACGGTCGCCGCCCTCAACCCCGGGCACCCGGTCGCGGCTGGGGTCTAG
- a CDS encoding thiamine-binding protein, producing the protein MIVAFSISPAAGDETGGVAEAVAEAIRVVRASGLPNETNAMFTNLEGEWDEVMAVVKQAVDAVAAVSPRVGLVLKADIRPGYTGQLTAKVERIEQALAD; encoded by the coding sequence ATGATCGTTGCCTTCAGTATCAGTCCGGCCGCCGGTGACGAGACCGGCGGCGTCGCCGAGGCGGTGGCGGAGGCGATCCGGGTGGTCCGCGCCTCCGGCCTGCCGAACGAGACCAACGCGATGTTCACCAACCTCGAAGGCGAGTGGGACGAGGTGATGGCCGTCGTGAAGCAGGCGGTGGACGCCGTCGCCGCGGTCTCGCCGCGGGTCGGCCTGGTCCTGAAGGCCGACATCCGGCCCGGGTACACCGGTCAGCTGACCGCCAAGGTGGAGCGGATCGAGCAGGCCCTCGCCGACTAG
- a CDS encoding MDR family MFS transporter yields the protein MTTTSSPTPPDAAGEVNDPTTPPEAAATAVAALTPRQTVQAISGLMIGMLVAVLAGTVVSTALPRIIADLGASQSAYTWVVTIELLAMTATVPLWGKLADLYNNKLLVQLSLAFFVAGSLVAGFTPNIELLLTSRVVQGIGAGGLTALVQIVMAAIIPPRELGRYSGIFGAIFAGATVGGPLLGGFLVDSPLGWRACFLVGVPFSLLAIFLLQRTLKLPTIRREVRIDWLGALLITAGVSTILVWSTFAGNKFDWVSGWSFLMAGGALVLLGVAVFVESRHPEPIIPLDLFRNRTVTLSVVASMLVGVALFGGSVFLSQYFQIAQGHSPTSAGLMSLPMVFGMLISSTVAGALITKYGKWKIYLVSGGVLLPVGLGLLGTIDAHTGGLEISVYMAILGVGVGLVMQNLVLAAQNDVPARELGAATSVVSFFRSMGGTIGVSALGAVLASRVASSLGMGGASGGGEGAVPDISKLPEPARIAVQEAYGNATADLFLISAPIAVLALVAILFVKEKALLTTSASERMAAEEPAGETKVQDTV from the coding sequence ATGACTACGACCTCATCGCCCACACCGCCGGACGCGGCGGGCGAGGTCAACGACCCCACCACCCCGCCGGAGGCCGCCGCGACCGCCGTCGCCGCGCTGACCCCGCGGCAGACCGTGCAGGCGATCTCCGGCCTGATGATCGGCATGCTCGTCGCGGTGCTGGCCGGCACCGTGGTGTCGACCGCGCTGCCGCGGATCATCGCCGACCTCGGCGCCAGCCAGTCCGCCTACACCTGGGTGGTCACCATCGAGCTGCTCGCGATGACGGCGACCGTGCCGCTGTGGGGCAAGCTCGCGGACCTCTACAACAACAAGCTGCTGGTCCAGCTGTCGCTGGCGTTCTTCGTGGCCGGCTCGCTGGTGGCCGGCTTCACCCCGAACATCGAACTGCTGCTGACCAGCCGGGTCGTTCAGGGCATCGGCGCCGGCGGTCTGACCGCGCTGGTGCAGATCGTGATGGCCGCGATCATCCCGCCGCGGGAGCTCGGCCGGTACTCCGGCATCTTCGGCGCGATCTTCGCCGGCGCGACCGTCGGCGGCCCGCTGCTCGGCGGCTTCCTGGTCGACTCCCCGCTCGGCTGGCGGGCCTGCTTCCTGGTCGGCGTGCCGTTCAGCCTGCTGGCGATCTTCCTGCTGCAGCGGACGCTGAAGCTGCCGACGATCCGCCGCGAGGTCCGGATCGACTGGCTCGGCGCACTGCTGATCACGGCCGGCGTGAGCACGATCCTGGTCTGGTCGACGTTCGCCGGGAACAAGTTCGACTGGGTCTCCGGCTGGAGCTTCCTGATGGCCGGCGGTGCCCTCGTCCTGCTCGGGGTGGCAGTCTTCGTCGAGTCGCGGCACCCGGAGCCGATCATCCCGCTCGACCTGTTCCGCAACCGCACGGTGACGCTGTCCGTGGTGGCCAGCATGCTGGTCGGCGTGGCGCTGTTCGGCGGCTCGGTGTTCCTGTCGCAGTACTTCCAGATCGCGCAGGGGCACTCGCCGACCTCGGCCGGCCTGATGAGCCTGCCGATGGTCTTCGGCATGCTGATCTCGTCCACGGTGGCCGGTGCGCTGATCACCAAGTACGGCAAGTGGAAGATCTACCTGGTCTCCGGTGGTGTGCTGCTGCCGGTCGGCCTGGGGCTGCTCGGCACCATCGACGCGCACACCGGTGGGCTGGAGATCTCGGTCTACATGGCGATCCTCGGTGTCGGCGTCGGCCTGGTGATGCAGAACCTGGTGCTCGCCGCGCAGAACGACGTCCCGGCCCGCGAACTGGGTGCAGCCACCTCCGTCGTCAGCTTCTTCCGCAGCATGGGCGGCACCATCGGCGTCAGTGCCCTCGGTGCGGTCCTGGCGAGCCGGGTGGCGAGCTCGCTCGGAATGGGCGGCGCTTCCGGTGGCGGCGAGGGCGCCGTGCCCGACATCAGCAAGCTGCCGGAGCCGGCCCGGATCGCGGTCCAGGAGGCGTACGGCAACGCGACCGCGGACCTGTTCCTGATCTCGGCCCCGATCGCCGTGCTGGCGCTGGTCGCGATCCTGTTCGTCAAGGAGAAGGCGCTGCTCACCACCTCCGCCTCGGAGCGGATGGCGGCCGAGGAGCCGGCCGGCGAGACCAAGGTGCAGGACACCGTCTGA
- a CDS encoding TetR family transcriptional regulator, giving the protein MIKVDEAASEGRRERKKRETREALASAALRLAVEKGADAVTVEEIAEAADVSVRTFFNYFPHKEHAMLGRDPEDLERALERLREAPADQSPVTTMRTLVHEVLADLEDPAGDTTQRFALVMRSPTLLSQFVLLGAEDERVLAAALAERMGESDSLRPTLIVGATSTAVRVAIEHQKKSPGRSLGALVDEAFALVAGGLDPAYRTTTMPSTHQEGQS; this is encoded by the coding sequence GTGATCAAGGTCGACGAGGCCGCTTCCGAGGGCCGGCGTGAGCGGAAGAAGCGGGAGACGCGGGAGGCCCTCGCGTCGGCCGCGCTGCGGCTGGCCGTGGAGAAGGGCGCCGACGCGGTCACCGTGGAGGAGATCGCCGAGGCGGCCGACGTCTCGGTGCGCACCTTCTTCAACTACTTCCCGCACAAGGAACACGCGATGCTCGGCCGCGACCCCGAGGACCTCGAGCGCGCGCTCGAGCGGCTCCGCGAGGCCCCGGCCGACCAGTCGCCGGTGACGACGATGCGGACGCTCGTCCACGAGGTGCTCGCCGACCTGGAGGACCCGGCCGGCGACACCACGCAGCGGTTCGCGCTGGTCATGCGTTCACCGACTCTGCTGTCCCAGTTCGTCCTGCTCGGCGCCGAGGACGAGCGGGTGCTCGCGGCCGCGCTGGCCGAGCGGATGGGCGAGTCCGACTCGCTCCGGCCGACGCTGATCGTCGGCGCGACCTCGACCGCGGTCCGGGTCGCGATCGAGCACCAGAAGAAGAGCCCGGGCCGGTCGCTCGGCGCGCTCGTCGACGAGGCGTTCGCGCTCGTCGCCGGCGGCCTCGACCCGGCCTACCGCACCACCACCATGCCCAGTACGCACCAGGAAGGTCAGTCATGA
- a CDS encoding methyltransferase family protein, producing the protein MLRAALGSTAFFFAAPGVVAGVVPWWISGWPAPRFWPAVVLVAAGVLVVLRAFARFVREGRGTPAPIAPTEELVVGGEYRCVRNPMYVGVVAAVLGQALLFLDPWLLLYAVVAWSVMAAFVRFYEEPELRRRYGPRYDAYRAAVPAWWPRFRRCKVARNNNLH; encoded by the coding sequence ATGCTTAGGGCGGCGCTCGGCAGTACGGCGTTCTTCTTCGCCGCGCCCGGAGTCGTCGCCGGGGTGGTGCCGTGGTGGATCAGCGGCTGGCCGGCCCCGCGGTTCTGGCCCGCGGTCGTCCTGGTCGCCGCCGGAGTGCTCGTCGTCCTGCGCGCGTTCGCCCGTTTCGTCCGGGAGGGCCGTGGGACGCCGGCGCCGATCGCGCCGACCGAGGAGCTCGTCGTCGGCGGGGAGTACCGGTGCGTCCGCAACCCGATGTACGTCGGCGTGGTGGCGGCCGTTCTCGGGCAGGCCCTGCTCTTTCTCGACCCGTGGCTCCTGCTGTACGCGGTGGTCGCCTGGTCGGTGATGGCCGCCTTCGTCCGGTTCTACGAGGAGCCCGAACTCCGCCGGCGGTACGGCCCCCGGTACGACGCGTACCGGGCGGCGGTCCCGGCGTGGTGGCCGCGGTTCAGGCGGTGCAAAGTTGCGCGGAATAACAATTTGCACTGA
- a CDS encoding MarR family winged helix-turn-helix transcriptional regulator: MSSREHKTQDLLGLGPDSGLPSSVRAFRTVLTLAQRLRSAMDNRLREDGLTTQQAALITVVEALGNPSVMEAAAALGSTHQNVAQIVAALVRKDLLRVEPDPADRRRKLLSTTKTNAAYWRRRDEGDFAAVDDWFAELTEDELKTFCTLADRVLKRLDDA, translated from the coding sequence ATGTCGTCGCGTGAGCACAAGACCCAGGACCTGCTCGGGCTCGGACCGGACTCCGGACTGCCCTCGTCGGTGCGGGCGTTCCGGACCGTGCTGACGCTCGCGCAGCGACTCCGGTCCGCGATGGACAACCGGCTCCGCGAGGACGGGCTGACCACACAACAGGCGGCGTTGATCACCGTGGTCGAGGCGCTCGGCAACCCGTCGGTGATGGAGGCGGCGGCCGCGCTCGGCAGTACGCACCAGAACGTCGCGCAGATCGTCGCGGCCCTGGTCCGCAAGGACCTACTCCGGGTCGAACCCGATCCGGCCGACCGGCGCAGGAAGTTGCTCTCGACAACCAAGACGAACGCGGCGTACTGGCGCCGGCGTGACGAGGGCGACTTCGCCGCGGTCGACGACTGGTTCGCCGAGCTGACCGAGGACGAGCTGAAAACCTTTTGTACGTTGGCCGATCGCGTCCTGAAACGACTCGACGATGCTTAG
- a CDS encoding glycosyltransferase: protein MICLLPHCAYLSETSRMLEIHRALTALGLPVRVATHGGPHERRLAEAGVPYDVLGPGLSPARSAAFVASAIGLGDPRQSMYDDAEIRAYVQREAEYFRAHGITVAVTGFTLTTLLSTRLTGVQVVTEHAGGFVPPVFERHLIPTPSRPLDPRLRHAPKWLSRYLANHNPNRIPAYCAGFNRVAESLGVERIPSLAALLLGDLSLVPELPEVLGVPSADLEAWTPAGKKGYRASTRLTSIGPLFAHLDVPLPGHVQRFLDRPGPVVYVAMTSTSADLVRSTVRSLATVDARLLVAGTIHDLTDLATDQVMVEGVLPSHLVMPQVDLAVTTAGQGSTQTALASGTPLLGLPLHLEQDLNIAVVERIGAARHTAPDQLHNLAPLATHMLTTPTYRAQADHYKTLYATTDAPTEAAKKLAALTE from the coding sequence ATGATCTGCCTGCTGCCGCACTGCGCGTATCTGTCCGAGACATCGCGGATGCTGGAGATCCACCGCGCCCTCACCGCACTCGGCCTACCGGTCCGGGTCGCCACCCACGGCGGTCCGCACGAACGCCGGCTCGCCGAGGCGGGCGTCCCGTACGACGTGCTCGGGCCCGGCCTCTCCCCGGCCCGGTCGGCCGCGTTCGTGGCGTCGGCGATCGGGCTCGGCGATCCGCGTCAGAGCATGTACGACGACGCCGAGATCCGCGCCTACGTCCAGCGCGAGGCGGAGTACTTCCGGGCACACGGCATCACCGTCGCGGTCACCGGATTCACCCTCACCACCTTGCTCTCGACCCGGCTGACCGGCGTCCAGGTGGTCACCGAGCACGCGGGCGGCTTCGTCCCACCGGTGTTCGAGCGCCACCTGATCCCGACCCCGAGCCGCCCGCTGGATCCCCGGCTGCGGCACGCTCCGAAGTGGCTCAGCCGGTACCTCGCGAACCACAACCCGAACCGCATCCCGGCGTACTGCGCGGGCTTCAACCGGGTGGCCGAATCCCTCGGCGTGGAACGGATTCCGAGCCTGGCCGCGTTGCTGCTCGGCGATCTCAGCCTGGTCCCGGAACTGCCCGAGGTCCTCGGCGTCCCGAGCGCCGACCTGGAAGCGTGGACCCCGGCCGGGAAGAAGGGGTACCGCGCGAGCACCCGCCTCACCTCGATCGGCCCCCTCTTCGCCCACCTGGACGTCCCGCTGCCCGGCCACGTCCAGCGCTTCCTGGACCGACCGGGCCCGGTCGTCTACGTCGCGATGACCTCGACCTCGGCCGACCTGGTCCGCAGTACGGTCCGGTCCCTCGCCACCGTCGACGCCCGCCTCCTGGTCGCGGGCACCATCCACGACCTCACCGACCTGGCCACCGACCAGGTCATGGTCGAAGGCGTCCTGCCCAGCCACCTGGTCATGCCCCAGGTCGACCTGGCCGTCACCACCGCCGGCCAGGGCAGCACCCAGACCGCCCTCGCCTCCGGCACACCCCTCCTCGGCCTCCCCCTCCACCTCGAACAAGACCTCAACATCGCCGTCGTCGAACGCATCGGCGCGGCCCGCCACACCGCCCCCGACCAACTCCACAACCTCGCCCCACTAGCCACCCACATGCTCACCACCCCCACCTACCGAGCCCAAGCCGACCACTACAAAACCCTCTACGCCACCACAGACGCCCCGACCGAAGCCGCCAAAAAACTCGCCGCCCTCACCGAGTAG
- a CDS encoding MarR family winged helix-turn-helix transcriptional regulator, translated as MWVDVIATDLSKLGVEVVVSAARVTRLASRDVSALPHAAMRLLGRLDELGPTRISELAKADRCSQPTMSTLVQRQEESGWVRREPDPADSRASLISLTDAGRAELDRARSEAGTALAARLRQLPAEDIATLEAAVTVMRTILTLEPVEADPR; from the coding sequence ATGTGGGTGGATGTGATCGCGACCGATCTTTCGAAGTTGGGCGTCGAGGTGGTGGTGTCCGCGGCGCGGGTGACCAGGTTGGCCAGCCGGGACGTGAGTGCTCTGCCGCATGCCGCCATGCGGCTGCTCGGGCGGTTGGACGAGTTGGGGCCGACGCGGATCAGTGAGCTGGCGAAGGCCGATCGGTGTTCGCAGCCGACCATGTCGACGTTGGTGCAGCGGCAGGAGGAGAGCGGGTGGGTCCGGCGGGAGCCTGATCCGGCCGACTCGCGGGCCAGCCTGATCAGCCTGACCGACGCCGGGCGCGCCGAGCTCGACCGCGCCCGGTCCGAGGCCGGTACCGCCCTGGCCGCCCGGTTGCGTCAGCTGCCCGCGGAAGACATCGCCACGCTCGAGGCCGCGGTCACCGTCATGCGCACGATCCTCACCCTCGAACCAGTGGAGGCCGACCCCCGGTGA
- a CDS encoding MFS transporter: MSSSNSFLKQPKSVWAVAFACVIAFMGIGLVDPILKPIAEQLHAGPSQVSLLFTSYMAVIGVAMLITGAVSSRIGAKRTLLIGLAIIVVFSALAGLSNSIGAIVAFRAGWGLGNALFIATALATIVNSASGSVAQAIILYEAALGVGIAAGPLVGGELGTISWRGPFFGVAVLMTIALAATAFLLPAAPPAARRTSILEPLKALRHRSLATVAVTALLYNFGFFTLLAFTPFPLAMSARQIGLIFFGWGIGLALASVFVAPVLQRRFGTLPVVMTALLLFGADLAVMGIYAHHKPVLAVGVIVAGLFLGVNNTLITEAVMGAAPVERGTASAAYSFVRFSGGAVAPWLAGKLGEEVNVQLPFYVGAFAVLLAVAALATGWKPLAHLRAPSAHSKVEAEALTAADA; this comes from the coding sequence GTGAGCAGCAGCAACTCGTTCCTCAAACAACCCAAGTCCGTCTGGGCCGTCGCGTTCGCCTGTGTGATCGCGTTCATGGGCATCGGCCTGGTCGACCCGATCCTGAAGCCGATCGCGGAGCAGTTGCACGCCGGCCCGTCGCAGGTGTCGTTGCTGTTCACCAGCTACATGGCGGTGATCGGCGTCGCGATGCTGATCACCGGCGCCGTCTCCAGCCGGATCGGCGCGAAGCGCACGTTGCTGATCGGCCTGGCGATCATCGTCGTGTTCAGCGCGCTGGCCGGTTTGTCGAACTCGATCGGCGCGATCGTCGCGTTCCGGGCCGGCTGGGGTCTCGGCAACGCGCTGTTCATCGCGACCGCGCTGGCCACCATCGTGAACTCGGCCAGCGGCTCGGTCGCGCAGGCGATCATCCTGTACGAGGCGGCGCTCGGCGTCGGGATCGCGGCCGGCCCGCTGGTCGGTGGTGAGCTCGGCACGATCTCCTGGCGCGGACCGTTCTTCGGCGTCGCGGTGCTGATGACGATCGCGCTCGCCGCCACCGCGTTCCTGCTCCCCGCCGCCCCGCCCGCGGCCCGGCGGACCTCGATCCTCGAACCGTTGAAGGCCTTGCGGCACCGGTCGCTCGCCACGGTCGCGGTGACCGCGCTGCTGTACAACTTCGGCTTCTTCACCCTGCTCGCGTTCACCCCGTTCCCGCTGGCGATGTCGGCCCGGCAGATCGGGCTGATCTTCTTCGGCTGGGGCATCGGGCTGGCACTGGCCTCGGTGTTCGTCGCGCCGGTGCTGCAGCGCAGGTTCGGCACGTTGCCGGTCGTGATGACGGCGCTGCTGCTGTTCGGCGCGGACCTGGCCGTGATGGGGATCTACGCCCACCACAAGCCGGTCCTCGCAGTCGGCGTGATCGTGGCCGGGTTGTTCCTCGGCGTGAACAACACCCTGATCACCGAGGCCGTGATGGGCGCGGCTCCGGTCGAGCGCGGGACCGCGTCCGCGGCGTACAGCTTCGTCCGGTTCTCCGGTGGTGCGGTCGCGCCGTGGCTCGCGGGCAAGCTCGGCGAGGAGGTCAACGTGCAGCTGCCGTTCTACGTCGGCGCGTTCGCGGTCCTGCTCGCGGTCGCGGCCCTGGCGACCGGGTGGAAGCCGCTGGCCCACCTGCGGGCCCCGTCGGCGCACTCGAAGGTGGAGGCCGAGGCCCTCACCGCGGCCGACGCCTGA
- a CDS encoding TetR/AcrR family transcriptional regulator, whose translation MATRTTWLDAGLEVLASDGAPAVTIERLTTELGLSKGSYYHHFKGAPDFRTALLAHFEARHTTRLVDTVEQDPDAPAATKLVRLLDLVLADHDSVRLEIGVRAWALQDAEAQAVQERVDRTRTEYLRELCHGLGVDQPDHLARLLYLILIGAEQVLPPLRADELREVYAMTLRQATGKPLLD comes from the coding sequence ATGGCGACGAGGACGACCTGGCTGGACGCGGGCCTGGAGGTACTGGCGAGCGACGGCGCCCCGGCGGTGACGATCGAGCGGCTGACCACCGAGCTGGGCCTGAGCAAGGGCTCGTACTACCACCACTTCAAGGGCGCTCCCGACTTCCGGACCGCCCTGCTGGCGCACTTCGAGGCACGGCACACCACCCGGCTCGTCGACACCGTCGAGCAGGACCCGGACGCCCCCGCGGCCACCAAGTTGGTCCGGCTGCTCGACCTGGTCCTGGCCGACCACGACAGCGTCCGGCTGGAGATCGGGGTCCGGGCCTGGGCGCTGCAGGACGCGGAGGCCCAGGCGGTCCAGGAACGCGTCGACCGCACCCGGACCGAGTACCTCCGGGAGCTGTGCCACGGTCTCGGCGTCGACCAGCCGGACCACCTGGCCCGGTTGCTCTACCTGATCCTGATCGGCGCCGAGCAGGTCCTGCCGCCACTGCGGGCCGACGAGCTGCGCGAGGTGTACGCGATGACGCTGCGCCAGGCGACCGGCAAACCTCTGCTCGACTGA